One Gemmatimonadales bacterium genomic window carries:
- a CDS encoding CHRD domain-containing protein, translated as MTIAVIGLAAAPGPRPVIHHAQSVKYTAEMSGASETPATTSTATGTATLTLTGSMLHYDVTVHNLSNTATAAHIHVGAAGVAGPPVYTFTVKHIKDGTVASGTLDLRKGANPGISGDSLKTLLNNGNAYVNVHTATNPNGEIRGQVMKH; from the coding sequence ATGACCATCGCCGTTATCGGACTCGCCGCCGCCCCCGGGCCGCGTCCGGTTATCCATCATGCCCAGAGCGTCAAGTACACCGCCGAGATGTCCGGTGCGAGCGAGACCCCCGCAACAACGTCGACCGCAACCGGTACCGCCACCCTCACGCTGACCGGTTCGATGCTCCATTACGACGTGACTGTCCATAATCTTTCCAACACTGCGACCGCGGCGCACATCCATGTCGGGGCCGCGGGCGTAGCCGGTCCGCCGGTCTACACGTTCACCGTCAAGCATATCAAGGACGGCACGGTGGCATCGGGAACGCTTGACCTGAGGAAGGGAGCCAACCCGGGAATCTCCGGCGATTCGCTGAAGACGCTCCTGAACAACGGCAATGCGTACGTAAACGTCCACACCGCCACGAACCCGAACGGTGAGATCCGTGGCCAGGTGATGAAGCACTAG